TTAGGATATGATCCTAATATCTATTATTCAGGCAGATCTCCCTTGGAAGCAGTAAGTATGGGAGTAGAGCTTTTAGACAGTGATGTAACCTTTAGGTGTAACCTGGTAACGCTTTCCTATGAAGGAGACTATGAAGAAAAGATCATCTTGGATCATAGCGCAGATGAGATTTCAACGGAAGAAGCAAGGGTATTAATCAAAGCTGTTAATGAACATTTCAAGTCTAAAGATATAGAATTTTATCCTGGAATCAGTTATAGACATTTAATGGTATGGCATAAAGGCACTGACGAGTTTGATTTAACGCCTCCCCATGATATTTTGGGAAAAAGCATCAAGGATCATCTTCCAAAAGGTTCACAAAAAGATATTATTTACAATATGATGAAGGAGAGCTATAATTTTTTAAGTATTCATCCTATTAACATAGAAAGAATCAAAAAAGGCTTAAGACCTGCAAACTCTATTTGGATTTGGGGAGAAGGCAGAAAACCTAAGTTCCCTCTTTTTGAGGAAAAGTATGGACTAAAAGGTTCGGTAATCTCCGCTGTGGATTTAATAAAGGGGATTGGGATTTGTGCAGGCCTTAAATCCATAGATGTAGAAGGAGCTACCGGGAACATCCATACAAATTTTGAAGGTAAAGCCATGGCAGCGATCAACGAATTAAAAAGAGGGCAGGATTTTGTATACGTTCATGTAGAAGCACCGGATGAATGCGGGCATAGAAATGAATTAGAGAATAAAGTTAAATCCATAGAGCTTTTGGATGAAAAGGTAGTAAAAACCATCGTACGAGAATTAGATGCATTAGGAGAAGACTACAAAATTATGATTTTGCCGGATCATCCTACGCCCCTTAGACTAAGAACCCATACAGATGACCCCGTACCGTATTTGATATATCGAAAAAATAAGGAAGTGCCAAATTTAGAACAAAAATATGATGAGATATCCACTATGCATAGCAATAATTGCTTCACAAAAGGATATGAATTAATAGATTATTTTTTTAAGAAATGAGGAGGGAAACGAACTTGTTAATTGTACAAAAATTTGGAGGAAGTTCCGTCGCTAACGTAGAAAGAGTATTTAATGTTGCAAAAAGAATCATAGAAACCTATAAACAAGGAAACGATGTAGTTGTTGTTTTATCAGCGCAAGGAGATACTACCGATGAACTCATTGCGAAAGCTCACGAGATAGATTTACATCCTTCCAGAAGAGAAATGGATATGCTTATATCTACGGGGGAACAAATATCTGTTGCCCTTATGGCAATGGCAATTCAAAAACTGGGGTATCCTGCTGTATCATTGAATGCTTTTCAAGTAGGAATGCATACTAACCGTACCCATAGCAACGCAAGATTAAAGAAAATTCACACGGAAAGAATAGAAGCTGAATTAGACAGAAAAAACATTGTATTGGTTACAGGTTTTCAAGGAATTAATAGATTTGAGGATATTACTACTCTTGGAAGAAGCGGATCAGATACTACTGCAGTTGCCTTAGCTGCTGCCTTAAGAGCAGATCAATGTGAGATTTATACGGATGTTGAAGGGGTATATACTGCTGACCCGAGAATTGTTAAGAATGCGAGAAAATTGAAGGAAATCTCATATGACGAAATGTTGGAACTGGCTTCTTTAGGAGCAAAGGTTCTCCATAACCGTTCTGTTGAAATTGCCAAAAAATATAATGTAGAACTCGTTGTAAGATCCAGCTTAAACAATGCAGAAGGAACAGTTGTTAAGGAGGTATGTAATATGGAAAAAATGTTAGTAAGCGGTGTAGCAGGCGATAAAAATGTAGCCAGAATCTCGGTGATCGGTGTACAAGATACTCCAGGAAAGGCATTTGAATTATTCTCATTATTGGCAAAGCATAAAATTAGTGTAGATATTATTTTACAATCCATAGGTAGAGACGGAACCAAGGACATTTCCTTTACAGTAGCCAGAGATGATTTACACGATGCGCTAAAACTCATTAAAGAAAATCAAGAAAGATTAACTGCAAAAGATGTTGTATACAGTGACAAAATAGCAAAAGTATCTATTGTTGGAGCAGGCATGGCAACCAATCCGGGAGTTGCGGCAATGATGTTTGAAGCGATGTATAATGCAGGAATTAATATCAATATGATTTCTACCTCTGAAGTAAAGATTTCCGTACTAATTGATGAAAAATTCACAGAAGATGCTATGAATGCAATCCACGAGCAATTTAGATTGGCAATAGAAAGATAGATTAAATACACAGCGGCTCCATGAACACATAAGTTCATGGAGCCGTTTTTATATACAGCGGCTTTTGGCCGCTTGTTTTGACTTGACTTATTATTATAATATGTATAGTATAAAGTTGTGTTACAATATATGGAAAAAAACAGGAATAATTCTCTGTAAATATTGTTTAGACCAGGCAAATCGTTTATAATAGTATTAATGTAAAATAGAAATTGAAATGGTGGGTAAAATGGACATTATAAAAAAATTGCAGGAAGAATTTGAGTTAAAACCTTTTCAGGTTGAAAATACAGTAAAACTCATTGATGAAGGAAATACAATTCCTTTTATTGCAAGATACCGAAAAGAAGCTACAGGTTCCTTAGATGATGTAACGCTCCGCAATTTTTATGAAAGATTAAATTACCTTTGTAATCTGGCAGATAAAAAGGAGCAGGTTACAAGAAGCATCGAAGAACAGGGGAAATTAACCGATGAACTGGTTAAGCAAATTGAAAAAGCTGAAACGATCACTGAATTAGAAGATATATATAGACCTTTTAGGCCTAAGAGGAGGACAAGGGCTACCATCGCAATGGAAAAAGGCTTAGAACCTTTTGCAAAAATCCTGTGGGAACAAGATTCTAAGCTTTCACCGGAAGAAATTGCAAAGGATTATATCAACCCCGAAAAAGAGGTCCATACGATAGAAGATGCTCTGCAAGGGGCAATGGATATTTTAGCGGAATGGATTTCTGACGAGGCCAATTATCGCAAATACATTCGTCGAGAAACCTTTAGTAAAGGCCTGCTTGTTACTAAAGCAAAGGATGGAGATTTAGAATCCGTATATGAAATGTACTATGACTATAGTGAAGCGATTAGAAGTATTCCCGGACATAGAATCTTAGCTATTAACAGGGGAGAAAAAGAAAAAGCCTTATCCGTTAAAATAGAAGCACCTATAGAAAGAATAGAGGCCTTTTTAGAAAAACAAGTGATTAATAATGACAAGAGTCCTTTTGCAGACCTCTTAAAAGCTGTAATAGAAGACAGCTATAAAAGATTAATTGCTCCTGCCATAGAGAGAGAAATAAGAAATGAGTTAACCGAAAAAGCTGAAACCAGAGCATTAGCGGTTTTTAAAAGCAATCTTTCACAGCTTTTAATGCAGCCTCCTATTAAGAATAAAGTGGTTATGGGATGGGACCCTGCATTTCGTACCGGATGCAAAATTGCCGTTGTGGATGAAACAGGGAAAGTGTTAGATACGACGGTAGTATATCCAACCCCTCCGCAAAATAAAGTGAAAGAGGCAAAAGAAGTATTAAAAGAGTTGATTAAAAAATATAATATCGACATTATTGCTATTGGAAACGGAACCGCATCCAGAGAATCCGAAATGATTGTTTCGGAACTTATAAAAGAGATAGACAAAGAGGTGCATTATATTATCGTCAATGAGGCGGGAGCCTCTGTATATTCTGCTTCTCCTTTAGGCTCGGAGGAGTTTCCGCAGTACGATGTTGGAATAAGAAGTGCCGCTTCCATTGCAAGGAGACTTCAAGATCCTTTAGCAGAGCTGGTTAAGATTGATCCTAAATCCATTGGAGTAGGGCAATATCAGCATGATATGAATCAAAAAAGATTGGAAGAAGCTCTGAATGGGGTTGTAGAGGATTGTGTGAATCGAGTTGGGGTAGACTTAAATACGGCTTCGGTTTCTCTGCTTCAGTATGTTGCAGGAATCAGAAATACTGTAGCTAAAAATATCGTAGAATATAGAGAAACCAATGGTAAGTTTACAACCAGAAAACAATTATTAGAAGTAAAGAAATTAGGTCCTAAAGTATTTGAGCAGTGTGCCGGATTTTTACGCATACCCGAATCAGACAATGGTTTAGACAGAACGGGGGTTCACCCGGAATCTTATAAGGCAGCAAAGGCTTTGCTGAAATATCTGGGCTATACTGAAAAAGATATATTAGAATCCAAAATAAAGAATATAAGAGAGCAAATAGAGGATATAAATATATTAGCAGAAGAATTAGAAATAGGTGTACCTACCCTGGAAGATATTATCAAAGAGTTGGAAAAGCCAGGAAGAGATCCAAGGGAAGATATGCCAAAGCCAATATTAAGAAGCGATGTCCTTGAGCTTGAAGATTTAAAACCGGGCATGGTTTTAATGGGAACCGTACGCAATATTACGGACTTTGGCGCTTTTGTGGACATAGGCGTTCATCAGGACGGACTCGTTCATATATCAGAAATGTCAGATCGATTTATCAAGCATCCATTAGAAGCAGTCAGTGTGGGTGATATTATTAAGGTATCTGTATTAAGTGTTGACATAAATAAGAAGAGAATAGCATTAACGATGAAAGGGATTTAAGGAAGGAGAAATAAAATGGAAGTTAGGTCGTTTAATGATGACTATCACGAGGTCGGCCAATTAGTATTAAGTGCACAGGCAAATAAGGAAACATATTTCTTCACTCCGGTCTATGCGACAGTGGAGGAAATGAAAAAGGCTTGGGAGGGAAAAGAACTCATCTTGATGGTTGCAGAAGAAGACAATCAGATCATAGGTTTCGGGGGACTGGATTTAGTCCGAAAAGAGGGTAACCCCAATGCGGATTTATACGGGATTGTCGTAAATCCTCTTTATCGCAATCAAGGGGTAGGCAGTGCGTTAATGGAAGCTTTAATTCAAAAAGCAAAAGAAGTAGGCATCCATTCGATTTATGCTCAAGTTGGCACAGAAAATGAAGAAGGAATAGATTTTTTAATCAAGTATGGCTTTGAGTATAAAAGAAGCTTTTTTAGAATGGAAATGAATGAACCGATCTATCAAGAAGTAGAGTGTCCCGAAAATATTGAAATAAGAAGAACAGAAAAAATAAAGGATCAAGAGCAGTTCTTAGAAACCTATAAAGAAATTTTTGGCAATATAAAACATGGAGAAAAACAGCTTGCCATTCTATCCGATCCAAATAATAACCATGAGATTTTCCTAATGTTTAGGGTGAGCAGAAGCACCGGAAAAGAACTGTTAATTGGTTTCTGCGGTGTAGAAAGTATAGAAGAAGATACCGGAATCAATCGCCGTATTGATACCCTGGGCGTCATTGATAAGTATGGAAGAAGAGGAATGGGTAAAGTACTTTATATGACGGTTTTAAATTATTATTGGTCTTTGCCTGATACGAAAAAGATTAGTATTACTTTAAAAAGTTCATCGGAAAATGTTAAAAAGTTTTATTTGTCCTGTGGCATGGAAGAAACACAAAGTACAGAAACCTACAAATATGAAATTGAATATTAAAAGTTTTATCATATACGAAAGTTGACACATATAAAATCATATAGTATAATGAATTCAAATTAAATAAGAAGATTCTTCAGGGCAGGGTGCAATTCCCGACCGGCGGTGATAGTCCGCGAGTGCGTTATGCACTGATTTGGTGAAATTCCAAAACCGACAGTACAGTCTGGATGGGAGAAGAATGGAGATTATTTTGTATTTCCAAGCAGTCCGAAGAATCCTCTGGCTGCTTTTTTTATTGTAGGCAGCCCCAAAAAATAAGGAGGAATCTAAATGGAAAACATTCAAAGAGTAGCAGGTCAAAAGAAAAGAGTATTTGAAACAAGCAATTTAGTAAAGATGGGATTATTATCAGCTTTGGCATTTATCCTTATGAGGCTTGATTTCCCGATACCAGGGTTCCCACCATTCTTGAAAATGGATGTAAGCGATATCCCTTCAGTAATTGGTGCATTGGCTATGGGTCCGGCTGCCGGGGTAATTATTCAATTTGCTAAAGCATTTCTTTACATGGTTTCTGGAAGCGATACAGGGTTTGTAGGTCCTTTAGCCAATTTTATTGTAGGTGCGGCATATGTATTGCCTCTTGGGCTTGTATATAAATATAAGCCAAATTTAAAAGGATTCATTATTGGATGTTTTGGTGGAACAATTTCTATGGCGGCAGTCGGCGGACTTATGAATTATTTCGTAATGATTCCGTTTTATGCAGTACTATTTGGAATGGGTATTGACGTGATTGTTGCCATGGGTACTAAAGTCAATGCAAGCATCACCGATTTAAAAACTTTGGTATTATACTCTATTGTGCCTTTTAACCTGTTAAAAGCCAGCGGCATTTCTATTTTAGGCTATGGCGTGTATAAGGCGCTGCAACCTTTGTTCCGCACAAATAAATAGTTTAAGAATGATAGAATGGGCTTGCCCATTCTTTTTTCTTGCATATTTTTATAAAAAATAATACAATTAAACATAATATATTAAGATTGTATAATCGAAAGGAAAGAAAACATTAATGATTTATGAAAGTCATTCTGAAGAAGAAACGAAACAAATTGGTATAAATATAGGTAATGGGTGCAAAAGTGGGGACATCTACTGCCTAATTGGAGATTTAGGCGTTGGAAAGACTGCTTTTGCAAAAGGTTTAGCAGAAGGATTAAATATCAGCGAGCCCATTACAAGTCCTACCTTTACAGTGGTTAATGAATATGAAGGAAGGCTGCCTTTATATCATTTCGATGTATATAGGATTACCGATATAGATGAAATGGATGAAATAGGGTATGAAGAATACTTTTTTGGGGATGGCGTATG
The genomic region above belongs to Defluviitalea saccharophila and contains:
- a CDS encoding aspartate kinase produces the protein MLIVQKFGGSSVANVERVFNVAKRIIETYKQGNDVVVVLSAQGDTTDELIAKAHEIDLHPSRREMDMLISTGEQISVALMAMAIQKLGYPAVSLNAFQVGMHTNRTHSNARLKKIHTERIEAELDRKNIVLVTGFQGINRFEDITTLGRSGSDTTAVALAAALRADQCEIYTDVEGVYTADPRIVKNARKLKEISYDEMLELASLGAKVLHNRSVEIAKKYNVELVVRSSLNNAEGTVVKEVCNMEKMLVSGVAGDKNVARISVIGVQDTPGKAFELFSLLAKHKISVDIILQSIGRDGTKDISFTVARDDLHDALKLIKENQERLTAKDVVYSDKIAKVSIVGAGMATNPGVAAMMFEAMYNAGININMISTSEVKISVLIDEKFTEDAMNAIHEQFRLAIER
- a CDS encoding cofactor-independent phosphoglycerate mutase, which gives rise to MKYVIILGDGMADEPIKELNNQTPLQYANKPMMDSLAKLGEVGRVYTIPKGMSPGSDTANLAVLGYDPNIYYSGRSPLEAVSMGVELLDSDVTFRCNLVTLSYEGDYEEKIILDHSADEISTEEARVLIKAVNEHFKSKDIEFYPGISYRHLMVWHKGTDEFDLTPPHDILGKSIKDHLPKGSQKDIIYNMMKESYNFLSIHPINIERIKKGLRPANSIWIWGEGRKPKFPLFEEKYGLKGSVISAVDLIKGIGICAGLKSIDVEGATGNIHTNFEGKAMAAINELKRGQDFVYVHVEAPDECGHRNELENKVKSIELLDEKVVKTIVRELDALGEDYKIMILPDHPTPLRLRTHTDDPVPYLIYRKNKEVPNLEQKYDEISTMHSNNCFTKGYELIDYFFKK
- a CDS encoding ECF transporter S component, producing MENIQRVAGQKKRVFETSNLVKMGLLSALAFILMRLDFPIPGFPPFLKMDVSDIPSVIGALAMGPAAGVIIQFAKAFLYMVSGSDTGFVGPLANFIVGAAYVLPLGLVYKYKPNLKGFIIGCFGGTISMAAVGGLMNYFVMIPFYAVLFGMGIDVIVAMGTKVNASITDLKTLVLYSIVPFNLLKASGISILGYGVYKALQPLFRTNK
- a CDS encoding Tex family protein, with the translated sequence MDIIKKLQEEFELKPFQVENTVKLIDEGNTIPFIARYRKEATGSLDDVTLRNFYERLNYLCNLADKKEQVTRSIEEQGKLTDELVKQIEKAETITELEDIYRPFRPKRRTRATIAMEKGLEPFAKILWEQDSKLSPEEIAKDYINPEKEVHTIEDALQGAMDILAEWISDEANYRKYIRRETFSKGLLVTKAKDGDLESVYEMYYDYSEAIRSIPGHRILAINRGEKEKALSVKIEAPIERIEAFLEKQVINNDKSPFADLLKAVIEDSYKRLIAPAIEREIRNELTEKAETRALAVFKSNLSQLLMQPPIKNKVVMGWDPAFRTGCKIAVVDETGKVLDTTVVYPTPPQNKVKEAKEVLKELIKKYNIDIIAIGNGTASRESEMIVSELIKEIDKEVHYIIVNEAGASVYSASPLGSEEFPQYDVGIRSAASIARRLQDPLAELVKIDPKSIGVGQYQHDMNQKRLEEALNGVVEDCVNRVGVDLNTASVSLLQYVAGIRNTVAKNIVEYRETNGKFTTRKQLLEVKKLGPKVFEQCAGFLRIPESDNGLDRTGVHPESYKAAKALLKYLGYTEKDILESKIKNIREQIEDINILAEELEIGVPTLEDIIKELEKPGRDPREDMPKPILRSDVLELEDLKPGMVLMGTVRNITDFGAFVDIGVHQDGLVHISEMSDRFIKHPLEAVSVGDIIKVSVLSVDINKKRIALTMKGI
- the tsaE gene encoding tRNA (adenosine(37)-N6)-threonylcarbamoyltransferase complex ATPase subunit type 1 TsaE; translation: MIYESHSEEETKQIGINIGNGCKSGDIYCLIGDLGVGKTAFAKGLAEGLNISEPITSPTFTVVNEYEGRLPLYHFDVYRITDIDEMDEIGYEEYFFGDGVCLIEWADLIEDLIPDSALWIHIKKDLAKGENYREITISNKRTD
- a CDS encoding GNAT family N-acetyltransferase — protein: MEVRSFNDDYHEVGQLVLSAQANKETYFFTPVYATVEEMKKAWEGKELILMVAEEDNQIIGFGGLDLVRKEGNPNADLYGIVVNPLYRNQGVGSALMEALIQKAKEVGIHSIYAQVGTENEEGIDFLIKYGFEYKRSFFRMEMNEPIYQEVECPENIEIRRTEKIKDQEQFLETYKEIFGNIKHGEKQLAILSDPNNNHEIFLMFRVSRSTGKELLIGFCGVESIEEDTGINRRIDTLGVIDKYGRRGMGKVLYMTVLNYYWSLPDTKKISITLKSSSENVKKFYLSCGMEETQSTETYKYEIEY